Proteins encoded within one genomic window of Halomonas sp. YLGW01:
- the arfB gene encoding alternative ribosome rescue aminoacyl-tRNA hydrolase ArfB produces MLEVSRQIVISDDELDLQAVRAQGAGGQNVNKVASAIHLRFDIRASRLPEGVKEQLLALHDKRISRDGVVIIKAQEHRTQERNRQEALARLKSLIKRVLYAPKKRIPTRPSKGAKQRRIEQKKQRGKHKAMRGKVSRQAID; encoded by the coding sequence ATGCTGGAAGTATCGCGACAGATCGTCATCAGCGACGACGAACTGGACCTGCAGGCGGTGCGCGCCCAGGGCGCCGGCGGACAGAATGTCAACAAGGTCGCCTCGGCAATACATCTGCGCTTCGATATTCGTGCTTCTCGATTGCCCGAGGGCGTCAAGGAACAACTCCTGGCGCTGCATGACAAGCGTATCAGCCGCGACGGCGTGGTGATCATCAAGGCCCAGGAACACCGCACCCAGGAGCGCAACCGTCAGGAGGCGCTGGCCCGGCTCAAGTCGTTGATCAAGCGCGTGCTCTATGCGCCCAAGAAGCGGATTCCCACCCGCCCCAGCAAGGGCGCCAAGCAGCGGCGCATCGAACAGAAGAAGCAGCGCGGCAAGCACAAGGCCATGCGCGGCAAGGTGAGCCGGCAGGCCATCGACTGA
- the corA gene encoding magnesium/cobalt transporter CorA has protein sequence MIVNCVAYEHGHRQRDIRVEDIAEAMQQPDCFVWVALHDPDPEEFRSLEEVFDLHELAVEDALHGQQRPKIEEYGKALFAFMRPITLVDGEFDEGELAVFLGERYVLSVRQHATQGFLGVRARCEREPHLLKQGPAFVLYALLDAMVDRYFPVVESLENELEEIEDQIFIRGTARLSLERLYQLKRRTMLLKHAVTPLAEATAHLIGGRVPALCLNTREYFRDVYDHLHRIEVGVDAIRETIITAIQVNLSMVAIDESEVHKRLAAWAAIFAVATILAGIWGMNFTHMPELDWRLGYPLALSIMGLACGTLYWRFRRAGWL, from the coding sequence ATGATCGTCAACTGTGTCGCCTATGAACACGGGCATCGCCAGCGGGATATCCGTGTCGAGGACATCGCCGAGGCCATGCAACAGCCCGACTGCTTCGTGTGGGTCGCCCTGCATGACCCGGATCCCGAGGAGTTCCGGAGCCTCGAGGAGGTCTTCGACCTCCACGAGCTGGCCGTGGAAGATGCCCTTCACGGCCAGCAGCGACCCAAGATCGAGGAATATGGCAAGGCGCTGTTTGCCTTCATGCGCCCCATCACCCTGGTCGACGGCGAATTCGATGAGGGGGAGCTCGCGGTGTTCCTCGGCGAGCGCTATGTGCTGTCGGTACGCCAGCATGCGACCCAGGGCTTTCTCGGGGTACGGGCGCGCTGTGAGCGGGAACCGCATCTGCTCAAGCAGGGGCCAGCCTTCGTGCTCTACGCGCTGCTGGATGCCATGGTGGATCGCTACTTTCCGGTGGTCGAGTCGCTGGAGAATGAGCTGGAGGAGATCGAGGATCAGATCTTCATCCGAGGCACGGCACGCCTGAGTCTCGAGCGCCTCTATCAGCTCAAGCGCCGGACCATGCTGCTCAAGCATGCCGTGACGCCGCTGGCCGAGGCCACGGCTCACCTGATCGGTGGGCGGGTACCGGCGCTGTGTCTCAATACCCGCGAATACTTCCGCGACGTGTATGATCACCTTCACCGCATCGAGGTCGGAGTCGATGCCATTCGCGAGACCATCATCACCGCGATCCAGGTCAACCTCTCGATGGTTGCCATCGACGAGAGCGAGGTGCACAAGCGCCTGGCGGCCTGGGCGGCGATCTTCGCCGTGGCGACGATCCTGGCCGGCATCTGGGGTATGAACTTCACGCACATGCCGGAACTCGACTGGCGGCTCGGTTATCCTCTCGCCCTGTCGATCATGGGGCTTGCCTGCGGAACCCTCTACTGGCGGTTCCGCCGGGCGGGCTGGCTCTAA
- a CDS encoding Mut7-C RNAse domain-containing protein — protein MTLPPTPRFQADAMLAGLAKWLRVLGFDTALAPELDDASLVARANRQSRTLLTRDRHLYDHLSPHHALLILPDDPLEQLCQVIDAYALSSPPGLFTRCLRCNTPLVEVTREAYADALPASVRASPGLLSRCSTCARLYWYGSHARHMHSTLEAALPAWRAALAVSTD, from the coding sequence GTGACGCTACCACCAACGCCTCGCTTTCAGGCCGATGCCATGCTGGCGGGGTTGGCGAAATGGTTGCGGGTGCTGGGCTTCGATACGGCGCTGGCGCCCGAGTTGGATGACGCCAGCCTGGTGGCGCGCGCCAACCGTCAATCGCGGACCCTGCTGACGCGAGACCGTCACCTCTATGACCATCTGTCGCCCCATCATGCCCTGCTGATCCTGCCCGACGATCCTCTGGAGCAGTTGTGCCAGGTCATCGATGCCTATGCACTTTCTTCACCGCCCGGACTCTTCACGCGCTGTTTACGTTGCAATACCCCGCTGGTCGAGGTGACACGCGAAGCGTATGCCGATGCGCTGCCGGCCTCGGTGCGGGCCTCACCGGGGCTGCTATCCCGTTGCTCGACCTGCGCACGGCTTTACTGGTATGGCTCTCACGCCCGGCACATGCACAGTACCCTCGAGGCAGCGTTGCCCGCATGGCGTGCCGCTTTGGCCGTCTCGACGGATTAG